From Lolium perenne isolate Kyuss_39 chromosome 5, Kyuss_2.0, whole genome shotgun sequence, a single genomic window includes:
- the LOC127300081 gene encoding exopolygalacturonase — protein sequence MEARSRLLVVLVALCVVSVVAAAAENVTVGQLSSYHGGAVSYNAKSYGAKGDGHTDDTKALMAAWKVACGAAGTVTLTIPPGTYYIGPTQFHGPCKASALTFMLQGTLKAATDLKRFGNDWIEFGWVKGLTVAGQNGIIDGQGAASWPFNKCPIRKDCKVLPTSVLFVNNQNTVVRDITSVNSKFFHFALLTNNNIKMLNLRINAPGTSPNTDGIHIERSTGVVIADTRIGTGDDCISIGQGNDNIDIQRVHCGPGHGMSVGSLGRYVGEGDVTRIHVKDMTFEGTMNGVRIKTWENSPTKSVAAHMVFENMVMKDVQNPIIIDQKYCPYYNCEHKYVSGVTLQDITFRNIKGTASLPVAVMLRCGVPCQGVVLQEIDLKYKGQGGTSSKCENAKAKYVGYQYPKPCA from the exons ATGGAGGCGCGGTCACGGCTACTGGTTGTCTTGGTTGCGCTCTGCGTTGTATCCGTTGTGGCCGCGGCGGCGGAGAACGTGACGGTGGGGCAACTGTCGTCCTACCACGGGGGAGCGGTGAGCTACAACGCCAAGAGCTATGGCGCTAAAGGCGACGGCCACACCGACGATACCAAG GCTCTGATGGCGGCGTGGAAGGTGGCGTGCGGGGCCGCCGGCACGGTGACGCTCACAATCCCGCCGGGGACGTACTACATCGGGCCGACGCAGTTTCACGGCCCCTGCAAGGCCTCCGCCCTCACCTTCATGCTCCAG GGGACGCTCAAGGCGGCGACGGATCTGAAGCGTTTCGGCAACGACTGGATCGAGTTCGGCTGGGTGAAAGGCCTCACCGTCGCCGGCCAGAACGGCATCATCGACGGCCAGGGCGCCGCCTCATGGCCCTTCAACAAGTGCCCCATCCGCAAGGACTGCAAAGTCCTTCCCACC AGCGTTCTGTTCGTCAACAACCAGAACACGGTGGTGCGGGACATCACGTCCGTGAACAGCAAGTTCTTCCACTTCGCGCTGCTGACCAACAACAACATCAAGATGCTCAACCTCCGGATCAACGCGCCGGGGACCAGCCCGAACACGGACGGCATCCACATCGAGCGTAGCACCGGCGTGGTGATCGCCGACACCCGCATCGGCACCGGCGACGACTGCATCTCCATCGGCCAGGGGAACGACAACATCGACATCCAACGCGTCCACTGCGGCCCGGGCCACGGCATGAGCGTCGGCAGCCTCGGACGCTACGTCGGCGAGGGCGACGTCACCCGCATCCACGTCAAGGACATGACCTTCGAGGGCACCATGAATGGCGTCCGGATCAAGACCTGGGAGAACTCCCCCACCAAGAGCGTCGCCGCGCACATGGTGTTCGAGAACATGGTGATGAAGGACGTGCAGAACCCCATCATCATCGACCAGAAGTACTGCCCTTACTACAACTGCGAGCACAAGTACGTCTCAGGCGTGACCCTTCAGGACATTACGTTCAGGAACATCAAGGGCACGGCGTCGCTGCCGGTCGCCGTGATGCTGCGCTGCGGCGTTCCATGCCAGGGTGTGGTGCTGCAGGAAATCGACCTCAAGTACAAGGGACAGGGTGGCACCTCCTCAAAGTGCGAGAACGCAAAGGCCAAGTACGTAGGCTACCAGTACCCAAAGCCATGCGCCTAG